One Suricata suricatta isolate VVHF042 chromosome X, meerkat_22Aug2017_6uvM2_HiC, whole genome shotgun sequence genomic region harbors:
- the LOC115283657 gene encoding olfactory receptor 1468-like produces MHQGNQTISKFFLLGFAVGSEQQKLIFMMFLCMYLVTMVGNLLIILAIINDAHLHSPMYFLLANLSFNDICFTTTTIPKMLADIQSQSPTISFAGCFTQMYFFMLLVDLDNFLLAAMAYDRYIAICHPLHYAALLSPKRCALLVVTPWVISNLVSILHLSLLRLLTICDQKKVPHFFCDLEPILRLACSDTQINDLTILVVGGAVIFIPFTFIIVSYALICCTVLGVHSAKGKWKTLSTCGSHLLAVALFYGSIVGVYFLPSSAYSAERDKVAAIMYTIVTPMMNPFIYSLRNKDMKGALRRLFSKKSFFWRW; encoded by the coding sequence ATGCACCAAGGAAACCAGACTATCTCCAAATTCTTCCTCCTGGGATTTGCTGTGGGGTCTGAACAGCAGAAGCTCATCTTTATGATGTTTCTGTGCATGTATTTGGTCACCATGGTAGGAAACTTACTTATCATCCTGGCCATTATCAATGATGCTCACCTTCATAGCCCCATGTACTTCCTCCTTGCTAATCTATCCTTCAATGACATCTGCTTCACAACCACTACAATCCCTAAAATGTTGGCAGATATCCAAAGCCAGAGCCCAACCATCTCCTTTGCAGGATGCTTCACACAGATGTACTTTTTTATGTTGCTAGTGGACCTGGACAATTTCCTCTTGGCAGCCATGGCATATGACCGGTACATTGCCATTTGTCACCCATTACACTATGCTGCATTACTGAGCCCCAAGCGTTGTGCCCTGTTGGTAGTGACTCCATGGGTCATCTCCAACCTTGTCTCAATACTGCATCTCAGTCTGCTGCGTCTCTTGACTATCTGTGATCAGAAAAAAGTCCCACACTTTTTCTGTGACCTGGAACCCATTTTAAGGCTGGCTTGTTCAGACACTCAAATCAATGACTTGACAATCCTAGTTGTTGGAGGAGCAGTTATCTTTATCCCCTTCACCTTCATTATTGTTTCCTATGCCCTTATTTGTTGCACTGTACTTGGGGTTCATTCCGCCAAAGGGAAGTGGAAAACACTCTCCACTTGTGGCTCCCATCTCTTAGCCGTGGCCCTCTTCTATGGATCCATTGTTGGGGTGtactttctcccttcttctgcctACTCAGCAGAAAGGGATAAGGTAGCTGCAATCATGTATACAATTGTAACTCCCATGATGAACCCCTTCATTTATAGTCTAAGGAACAAGGACATGAAAGGAGCACTGAGGAGACTATTCAGCAAGAAAAGCTTTTTCTGGAGATGGTGA